The proteins below come from a single Longimicrobium terrae genomic window:
- a CDS encoding response regulator, which produces MKRILIVEDTIELAEALQNSLEREGYSVAIATRAAQAGALAASHRPDLVVLDLGLPDRDGYSVLEQLRSRGDDAPVLILSARRDEADKLQGFRLGADDYVTKPFGAMELLARIAALLRRHERTCPGAGKAPAAPAAAPAAPAAAPAALPDEALRERFGLTPRQIDVARLIGEGLTNAEIAEKLGLSFFTVRAHTEQVLAKLAVPSRAGVGALLYAG; this is translated from the coding sequence ATGAAGCGCATTCTGATCGTCGAAGACACCATCGAACTGGCGGAGGCGCTGCAGAACAGCCTGGAGCGTGAGGGCTATTCGGTGGCCATCGCCACGCGCGCGGCGCAGGCGGGGGCGCTTGCGGCCAGCCATCGCCCGGACCTGGTGGTGCTGGATCTGGGGCTGCCGGACCGCGACGGGTACTCGGTGCTGGAGCAGCTTCGCTCCCGCGGCGACGACGCGCCGGTCCTCATCCTTTCCGCCCGCCGCGACGAGGCCGACAAGCTGCAGGGGTTCCGGCTGGGCGCGGACGACTACGTGACCAAGCCGTTCGGGGCGATGGAACTGCTGGCCCGCATCGCCGCGCTCCTTCGCCGCCACGAGCGGACGTGCCCCGGGGCGGGGAAGGCTCCCGCCGCCCCCGCGGCCGCCCCCGCCGCCCCCGCGGCCGCCCCCGCCGCGCTCCCGGACGAGGCGCTGCGCGAGCGGTTCGGGCTGACGCCGCGGCAGATTGACGTGGCGCGGCTCATTGGGGAGGGGCTGACCAACGCGGAGATCGCGGAAAAGCTTGGGTTGAGCTTCTTTACCGTCCGCGCGCACACCGAACAGGTGCTGGCCAAGCTCGCCGTCCCCAGCCGCGCTGGCGTCGGAGCGCTCCTTTACGCGGGTTGA
- a CDS encoding tRNA-binding protein, producing the protein MSDTKMIEYGDFDRVEMRVGRIERAEPFPEARKPAIKLWIDFGPEIGVRKSSAQITVHYTPESLVGRSVVAVTNFPPRQIGKFMSEVLVLGLPDENGAIVLMAPDHDVPLGGRVF; encoded by the coding sequence ATGTCAGACACGAAGATGATTGAGTACGGCGATTTTGACCGCGTGGAGATGCGCGTTGGACGCATCGAGCGCGCGGAACCGTTTCCGGAGGCCCGCAAGCCGGCCATCAAGCTGTGGATCGACTTCGGCCCGGAGATCGGCGTCCGCAAGTCCAGCGCGCAGATCACGGTGCACTACACGCCGGAGTCGCTCGTGGGACGCAGCGTGGTGGCCGTCACCAACTTTCCGCCGCGGCAGATCGGCAAGTTCATGTCGGAGGTGCTCGTACTGGGCCTGCCGGACGAAAACGGCGCCATCGTGCTGATGGCGCCGGACCACGACGTGCCGCTGGGCGGGCGCGTGTTCTAG
- a CDS encoding DUF6984 family protein: MFDDEDGVQVLVTLAADNFGGVYELDVWKVDYSAVVRVPGDDAFH, from the coding sequence ATGTTTGATGACGAGGACGGCGTGCAGGTGCTCGTCACGCTGGCCGCGGACAACTTCGGCGGCGTGTACGAACTCGATGTCTGGAAGGTGGACTACAGCGCCGTGGTCCGCGTGCCCGGCGACGACGCGTTCCACTGA
- a CDS encoding alpha/beta hydrolase: MPLRQTVAEGSTAETVDLFVRKIPATDPARRRGEVWLVAGGPGETGASFLPVLPVLRRAFPNHDLIFPDHRGTGYSSKLCPEQEAPASANGISLAGEEWGPCIGAMHANAARTRAFTITNAAHDLSALIRRHRGRGETYLYGVSYGTQLVLRMMQVTPVPLTGIILDGLVPPESAPQWDLSQRTRVVDAVGRAVLAPDQAERYRLILARNDPPWKAAVPGGNLRQFMGALLNFPELRDQIPAIIGALARDDAAPLTRAAGELRAEMAKLGASPQSPPSLPLVILISGSENNARRDLTRELVEREAEGALFTSPIPGMLVDSPLPLYEPDAFFGHTPARLPRTLVIHGTLDPNTPFEGAQAHVAMLARAGDVRLATVTGGAHFLPLVAPRCFVQAAAAFVARRTAPDRCEEANAQPARD, translated from the coding sequence ATGCCGCTGCGTCAAACGGTGGCTGAAGGAAGCACGGCGGAAACCGTGGATCTGTTCGTCCGCAAGATCCCGGCGACCGATCCGGCTCGCCGGCGCGGTGAAGTATGGCTGGTGGCGGGCGGGCCGGGAGAAACCGGCGCCTCGTTTCTTCCCGTGCTCCCGGTGCTGCGGCGCGCGTTTCCCAACCACGACCTCATCTTTCCCGACCATCGCGGGACGGGATATTCATCCAAGCTGTGCCCGGAGCAGGAAGCACCGGCCAGCGCGAACGGGATCTCGCTGGCGGGAGAGGAATGGGGACCGTGCATCGGCGCCATGCACGCCAACGCGGCGCGGACACGGGCCTTTACCATCACCAACGCCGCGCACGATCTGTCCGCCCTCATCCGCCGCCACCGCGGCCGGGGCGAAACCTACCTGTACGGCGTGTCCTACGGCACGCAGCTCGTCCTGCGCATGATGCAGGTGACGCCGGTCCCGCTGACGGGGATCATCCTGGACGGCCTGGTGCCCCCGGAATCCGCGCCGCAGTGGGACCTGAGCCAGCGCACGCGGGTGGTGGACGCCGTGGGCCGCGCGGTCCTCGCGCCGGACCAGGCGGAGCGCTACCGCCTGATTCTCGCGCGCAATGACCCACCCTGGAAGGCCGCGGTGCCCGGCGGAAACCTGCGGCAGTTCATGGGGGCCCTGCTGAACTTTCCGGAGCTTCGGGATCAGATTCCCGCCATCATCGGCGCGCTCGCGCGGGATGACGCCGCGCCCCTCACCCGGGCTGCCGGGGAGCTCCGGGCGGAGATGGCGAAGCTCGGCGCCTCTCCGCAGTCGCCGCCGTCGCTGCCGCTCGTGATCCTCATCAGCGGATCGGAAAACAACGCCCGGCGCGATCTGACGCGGGAGCTCGTGGAGCGGGAGGCGGAGGGAGCGCTGTTCACCAGCCCCATTCCCGGCATGCTGGTGGACAGTCCCCTGCCGCTGTACGAACCGGACGCCTTTTTCGGACACACCCCGGCCCGGCTGCCGCGCACGCTCGTCATTCACGGAACGCTGGATCCCAATACGCCCTTCGAGGGGGCGCAGGCGCACGTGGCCATGCTCGCCCGCGCGGGCGACGTGCGGCTCGCGACGGTGACGGGCGGTGCGCACTTTCTGCCGCTGGTGGCGCCGCGCTGCTTCGTCCAGGCCGCCGCCGCCTTCGTGGCGCGGCGGACCGCGCCTGACCGCTGCGAGGAGGCGAACGCCCAGCCAGCGCGGGACTGA
- a CDS encoding response regulator, with the protein MTIPFPLPVTAATAALPPVILVVDDDAAHRDLHCMMLRRAGYHAEAADGGEEALRWMGQTQPALVLTDLRMPGLDGFAFVQQLRAQPRLTGLPVIMVTGDAPDLEPDRAVAAGLHALIAKPVEMGALLSAVAAALTPGRTA; encoded by the coding sequence ATGACCATCCCCTTCCCGCTTCCCGTCACCGCCGCCACCGCAGCGCTTCCGCCCGTGATCCTGGTGGTGGATGACGATGCCGCGCACCGCGACCTGCATTGCATGATGCTGCGGCGCGCCGGTTACCACGCCGAGGCGGCGGACGGCGGGGAGGAGGCGCTGCGGTGGATGGGGCAGACGCAGCCGGCGCTGGTGCTGACCGACCTGCGGATGCCCGGGCTGGACGGCTTTGCGTTCGTGCAACAGCTTCGCGCCCAGCCCCGCCTCACCGGGCTGCCCGTGATCATGGTGACGGGCGACGCGCCGGATCTGGAGCCGGACCGCGCGGTGGCGGCCGGGCTGCACGCGCTGATCGCCAAGCCGGTGGAAATGGGCGCACTCCTGTCCGCCGTGGCCGCTGCGCTGACCCCGGGGCGGACGGCCTAG
- a CDS encoding GxxExxY protein, whose product MEIDQITGRIVSAAYKLHTDLGPGMLESVYEVVLERFLEDRGLRVERQKRMPFRFAGMDFDEGFRADMLVEGRVLVELKSIEALAPVHKKQVLTYLRLLNLPVGLLINFGAPRMNEGLRRIVNDHVPSAQSALRVNRQRTGNPRRAPELPATSAPPATSA is encoded by the coding sequence ATGGAGATCGACCAGATCACCGGCCGGATCGTGAGCGCCGCGTACAAACTCCATACGGATCTTGGCCCGGGCATGCTGGAGTCCGTCTACGAGGTGGTGCTCGAACGATTCCTGGAAGATCGCGGCCTGAGGGTGGAGAGACAGAAGAGAATGCCATTCCGTTTTGCCGGAATGGACTTTGACGAGGGATTCCGGGCTGACATGCTGGTGGAGGGCCGGGTGCTCGTGGAGTTGAAATCGATTGAGGCCCTTGCTCCCGTTCACAAGAAGCAGGTTCTGACGTACCTTCGCCTCCTGAATCTGCCGGTTGGTCTGCTGATCAACTTCGGTGCGCCGCGCATGAACGAAGGATTGCGCCGCATCGTAAACGATCATGTTCCTTCCGCGCAGTCTGCGCTGCGCGTAAACCGGCAGCGGACAGGAAACCCGCGGCGCGCGCCAGAGCTCCCCGCGACCTCCGCGCCCCCCGCGACCTCCGCGTGA
- a CDS encoding PAS domain S-box protein, with protein MSQSVSHAGLAPELARALAQVPRVGDPASSPAHRMRVLAAAAQHAARARSTAKVQAVIQAALPAAIRADGVVLRLDGDTESATHESALVRSVGDGNEVFGALCIHGGPFTEEDEAAADAFAALAADAVSRLRLAERAARAEARLAIAEDSYRTLFDLTGEAISVLDVDTREVLDVNRAGREVHGRELDEFRDPAVPRVSSTRPEFSAERGAELLARAAAGEPQWYSWTTLTRDGDEIFWEARMMRIRLGGRDVLVNVARDVRERNAAEEALRRANEQLEARVAERTSELGSVNEALEEEVAEHEAAKEALLERTAEMEAIFRALPDLFFRLADDGTVLDYRAGDSAILAAPPEAFLWRRLHDLMPAEVMEIVDRAMARARETRAPEAAEYAMDLPHGRRDFEARIVPLGDGTFVTVVRDVTERAGAERALRDREAHFRRMIENASDMVQIVGPDTLIVYTGPSMERLLGWTPEEIEGTSAMDYLHPDDVEPTLVQFGLMLQQPGVPVPASYRVRHKHGGYRWMEANAMTLAEDSGTQGVIVNARDVTERRVFEEALRLSEEQFRTLTEHSSDIPTIVSPTRGVLYVSPSVTRVLGWPQAEMMGPEARDLTHPDDLPLLMEALRAADAEPGATHSARYRVRHLDGSWRVVESIVRKTSAEAEAPLVLNTRDITGQTRAEEALRRSEEQFRLLSEHSSDVPSILSPTGESLYISPAVTRVLGYTPDEVKGHRGQTSRIHPDDVHNLAELMRATAADPSRPHGVHYRVRHRDGSWRVMETVARKTSPEPEAPLVANTRDITALRQAEEALRQREEQFRMLIEHSSDIPTIVSPTGEVIYVSPSITRMLGYLPEEMTGPEGMNTAHPDDLPVVARVLAAAAAEPGRTFSGQYRARHRDGSWRVLSSVVRKTGPEPEAPLVANTRDITEQTRAEEALREREEYFRRLIENAQDLITVIGPDGTRRFESAAIRNLYGYDREDAGGSAWDRLHPDDVAPARAALGSVMASPGRTITVELRFRAANGGWRHLECKARMLGTDPEEGIVVNSRDVTERVWAQAALREREDFFRRLTENTNDLMQVCDAEGFITYSASSSPAILGYTPEELLGRQVMDLLHPDDLAHAHVATAQVLGQPGLVDITEARFLHASGEYRWMESTARTLDPHSAASGIAFSLRDVSQRRAAQDAIRRSEEHFRRLTENASDMIVVVNEESFFLYHSPSVQRVLGYTPDELDSLRSLDVIHPDDVAGVAQALERMCAEPGTTHTMEYRFPHADGGWRTLESTGRTLLPDSAAEGIVVNSRDVTDRRAAERALRRATDEAERANRAKSEFLSRMSHELRTPMNSILGFAQILAELELAPEDRKAVQHILSAGEHLLNLINEVLDIARIESGRQPLSLEPVQAGAVLREALDLVRPLAAARGISVAETAGPALGRYVRADRQRLAQVLLNLLSNAVKYNRPGGSVRLSCRVAEGEGAPRIVIRVEDDGYGIAPDKQDQLFTPFARLGAEQSGIEGTGLGLTLSQRLVGAMGGALRLEASSERGSVFRLDLDAAENPLDRAGAPAEPAEPADAGVPAEGAAATLLYIEDNLANLSLIERVLMGRPEWRLLPALQGQLGVEMAREHVPDVVLLDLHLPDLSGEEVLRQLRADPRTAHVPVVIISADATPRTLERLRADGAAAYLTKPLNVRLFLRTVDEALAGREGRG; from the coding sequence ATGTCGCAATCCGTGTCTCACGCCGGCCTCGCCCCGGAGCTTGCCCGCGCCCTCGCGCAGGTCCCGCGCGTGGGTGATCCCGCGTCGTCCCCCGCGCACCGCATGCGCGTGCTGGCCGCTGCCGCGCAGCACGCCGCCCGCGCCCGCTCCACCGCCAAAGTCCAGGCGGTGATCCAGGCCGCGCTTCCCGCCGCGATCCGCGCGGACGGGGTGGTGCTGCGGCTGGACGGGGACACGGAATCCGCCACGCATGAATCCGCGCTGGTGCGTTCCGTCGGCGACGGGAACGAAGTGTTCGGCGCGCTGTGCATCCACGGCGGGCCGTTCACGGAAGAGGACGAGGCGGCCGCCGACGCGTTCGCCGCCCTCGCCGCGGACGCCGTCTCGCGCCTCCGCCTGGCGGAACGGGCGGCGCGGGCCGAGGCGCGTCTCGCCATCGCGGAGGACAGCTATCGCACGCTGTTCGACCTCACCGGCGAAGCCATCTCGGTGCTGGACGTGGACACGCGCGAGGTCCTGGACGTCAACCGTGCCGGGCGCGAGGTGCACGGCCGTGAACTGGACGAGTTCCGCGACCCCGCCGTCCCCCGCGTCTCCTCCACGCGCCCGGAGTTTTCCGCCGAGCGCGGGGCGGAGCTCCTGGCGCGCGCCGCCGCCGGCGAGCCGCAGTGGTACTCGTGGACCACGCTGACTCGCGACGGCGACGAGATCTTCTGGGAAGCGCGCATGATGCGCATCCGCCTGGGCGGGCGCGACGTGCTGGTGAACGTGGCCCGCGACGTCCGCGAGCGGAACGCGGCGGAAGAAGCCCTTCGCCGCGCCAACGAGCAGCTGGAGGCGCGCGTCGCCGAGCGCACCTCGGAACTGGGCTCCGTCAACGAGGCGCTGGAGGAGGAAGTCGCCGAGCACGAGGCGGCAAAGGAGGCGCTGCTGGAGCGCACGGCGGAGATGGAGGCCATCTTCCGCGCGCTCCCGGACCTCTTTTTCCGCCTGGCGGACGACGGCACCGTCCTGGACTACCGCGCCGGCGACTCCGCCATCCTGGCCGCGCCGCCGGAGGCGTTCCTGTGGCGCCGCCTGCACGACCTCATGCCGGCGGAGGTGATGGAAATCGTGGACCGGGCGATGGCGCGCGCGCGGGAAACGCGCGCGCCGGAAGCCGCCGAGTACGCGATGGACCTGCCGCACGGGCGCCGCGACTTCGAGGCGCGCATCGTCCCCCTGGGCGACGGCACCTTCGTGACCGTGGTGCGCGACGTCACCGAGCGGGCCGGGGCGGAGCGGGCGCTGCGCGACCGCGAGGCGCACTTCCGACGGATGATTGAAAACGCCAGCGATATGGTGCAGATCGTCGGCCCCGACACCCTCATCGTCTACACCGGCCCCTCCATGGAGCGGCTGCTGGGGTGGACGCCGGAGGAGATCGAGGGGACCAGCGCCATGGACTACCTGCACCCGGACGACGTGGAGCCTACGCTCGTCCAGTTCGGGCTGATGCTGCAACAGCCCGGCGTACCGGTTCCCGCCTCGTACCGCGTGCGCCACAAGCACGGCGGGTACCGGTGGATGGAGGCCAACGCCATGACGCTGGCGGAGGATTCCGGCACGCAGGGCGTCATCGTCAACGCGCGCGACGTCACCGAGCGCCGCGTGTTCGAAGAGGCGCTGCGGCTGAGCGAAGAGCAGTTCCGGACACTGACGGAGCATTCGTCCGACATCCCCACCATCGTTTCGCCCACCCGCGGCGTGCTGTACGTGAGCCCTTCCGTCACCCGCGTGCTGGGCTGGCCGCAGGCGGAAATGATGGGGCCCGAGGCGCGCGACCTCACCCATCCGGACGACCTGCCGCTCCTGATGGAGGCGCTGCGGGCCGCGGACGCCGAGCCGGGCGCCACCCACAGCGCGCGCTACCGCGTGCGCCACCTGGACGGCTCGTGGCGCGTGGTGGAGTCCATCGTCCGCAAGACGTCGGCGGAGGCGGAGGCGCCGCTCGTCCTGAACACCCGCGACATCACCGGGCAGACGCGCGCGGAAGAGGCGCTCCGCCGCAGCGAGGAGCAGTTCCGCCTGCTGAGCGAGCATTCGTCGGACGTGCCCTCCATCCTGTCCCCCACCGGCGAGTCGCTGTACATCAGCCCCGCCGTCACCCGCGTGCTGGGCTACACGCCGGACGAGGTGAAGGGGCACCGCGGGCAGACGTCGCGCATTCATCCCGACGACGTGCACAACCTGGCGGAGCTGATGCGCGCCACGGCGGCCGACCCGTCCCGGCCGCACGGCGTGCACTACCGCGTGCGCCACAGGGACGGGAGCTGGCGGGTGATGGAAACCGTCGCCCGCAAGACGTCGCCGGAGCCAGAGGCGCCGCTGGTGGCCAACACCCGCGACATCACCGCGCTGCGCCAGGCGGAAGAGGCGCTACGGCAGCGCGAGGAGCAGTTCCGCATGCTCATCGAGCACTCGTCCGACATCCCCACCATCGTGTCGCCCACGGGGGAAGTCATCTACGTCAGCCCCTCCATCACCCGCATGCTGGGCTACCTGCCGGAGGAAATGACGGGGCCGGAGGGGATGAACACGGCGCACCCCGACGACCTGCCCGTGGTCGCCCGCGTGCTGGCGGCGGCGGCGGCGGAGCCCGGCCGCACCTTCAGCGGGCAGTACCGGGCGCGCCACAGGGACGGCTCGTGGCGCGTACTGAGTTCCGTCGTGCGCAAGACGGGGCCGGAGCCGGAAGCGCCGCTGGTGGCCAACACGCGCGACATCACCGAGCAGACCCGCGCGGAAGAGGCGCTGCGGGAGCGGGAGGAATACTTCCGCCGGCTGATCGAGAACGCGCAGGACCTCATCACCGTCATCGGGCCGGACGGCACGCGGCGGTTCGAGAGCGCGGCCATCCGCAACCTGTACGGCTACGACCGGGAAGACGCGGGCGGCTCCGCGTGGGACCGGCTGCACCCGGACGACGTGGCGCCCGCCCGCGCCGCGCTGGGCTCGGTGATGGCCAGCCCGGGACGCACCATCACCGTGGAGCTGCGTTTCCGCGCGGCGAATGGCGGATGGCGCCATCTGGAGTGCAAGGCGCGCATGCTGGGCACCGATCCGGAGGAGGGGATCGTCGTCAACTCGCGCGACGTCACCGAGCGCGTGTGGGCCCAGGCGGCGCTGCGCGAGCGCGAAGACTTCTTTCGCCGGCTGACGGAAAACACCAACGATCTCATGCAGGTGTGCGACGCCGAGGGCTTCATCACCTACTCCGCGTCGTCATCCCCCGCCATCCTGGGCTACACGCCGGAGGAACTGCTGGGGCGGCAGGTGATGGACCTGCTTCACCCGGACGACCTGGCGCACGCGCACGTGGCGACGGCGCAGGTGCTGGGACAGCCGGGGCTGGTGGACATCACCGAGGCGCGCTTCCTTCACGCAAGCGGCGAGTACCGGTGGATGGAAAGCACCGCGCGCACGCTGGATCCCCATTCGGCGGCGTCCGGCATCGCCTTCAGCCTGCGCGACGTGAGCCAGCGCCGCGCCGCGCAGGACGCCATCCGCCGCAGCGAAGAGCATTTCCGCCGGCTGACGGAAAACGCGTCGGACATGATCGTGGTGGTGAACGAGGAAAGCTTCTTTCTCTATCACTCCCCCAGCGTGCAGCGCGTCCTGGGCTACACGCCGGACGAGCTGGATTCGTTGCGCAGCCTGGACGTCATCCACCCCGACGACGTGGCGGGGGTGGCGCAGGCGCTGGAGCGGATGTGCGCGGAGCCGGGGACCACGCATACGATGGAGTACCGCTTTCCGCACGCGGACGGGGGATGGCGCACGCTGGAAAGCACCGGCCGCACCCTGCTCCCGGATTCCGCCGCGGAAGGCATTGTCGTCAACTCCCGCGACGTCACCGACCGCCGCGCGGCGGAGCGGGCGCTGCGCCGCGCCACGGACGAGGCGGAGCGCGCCAACCGCGCCAAGAGCGAGTTTCTGTCGCGGATGAGCCACGAGCTGCGCACGCCCATGAACAGCATTCTGGGCTTCGCGCAGATCCTGGCGGAGCTGGAGCTGGCGCCGGAAGACCGCAAGGCGGTGCAGCACATTCTGAGCGCGGGCGAGCACCTGCTGAACCTGATCAACGAGGTGCTCGACATCGCCCGCATCGAGTCCGGGCGCCAGCCGCTGTCGCTGGAGCCGGTGCAGGCGGGCGCGGTCCTGCGCGAGGCGCTGGACCTCGTTCGTCCGCTGGCCGCCGCGCGGGGGATCAGCGTGGCGGAAACCGCGGGGCCGGCGCTGGGGCGCTACGTGCGCGCGGACCGGCAGCGGCTGGCGCAGGTCCTCCTCAACCTCCTTTCCAACGCGGTCAAGTACAACCGGCCGGGCGGGTCCGTGCGCCTCAGCTGCCGCGTGGCGGAAGGTGAGGGCGCGCCGCGCATCGTCATCCGCGTAGAGGACGACGGCTACGGCATCGCGCCGGACAAGCAGGACCAGCTCTTTACGCCCTTCGCGCGGCTGGGCGCGGAGCAGAGTGGCATTGAGGGAACGGGGCTGGGGCTGACGCTTTCGCAGCGCCTGGTGGGGGCGATGGGCGGCGCCCTCCGGCTGGAGGCGAGCAGCGAGCGTGGCAGCGTGTTCCGGCTGGACCTGGACGCGGCGGAAAACCCGCTGGACCGCGCCGGCGCGCCGGCGGAGCCGGCGGAGCCGGCGGACGCGGGCGTCCCGGCGGAGGGAGCGGCGGCCACGCTGCTGTACATCGAAGACAATCTCGCCAACCTCAGCCTGATCGAGCGGGTGCTGATGGGGCGGCCGGAGTGGCGGCTGCTGCCGGCGCTGCAGGGGCAGCTGGGGGTGGAGATGGCGCGCGAGCACGTTCCCGACGTCGTCCTCCTGGACCTGCACCTTCCCGACCTGAGCGGGGAAGAGGTGCTTCGGCAGTTGCGGGCGGATCCGCGGACGGCGCACGTCCCCGTCGTCATCATCAGCGCGGACGCCACGCCGCGCACGCTGGAGCGGCTGCGCGCGGACGGCGCCGCCGCCTACCTCACCAAGCCGCTGAACGTGCGCCTCTTTCTGCGCACGGTGGACGAGGCGCTGGCCGGGCGCGAAGGGCGCGGATGA
- a CDS encoding sensor histidine kinase, which translates to MNEPDLTACTLLLVDDEEANLDLLERILRRDGHHDLLRTADPVEAVELFDRHAPDLVLLDLHMPRRDGFAVLADLRARIAPDDFIPVLVLTADATFDARQRALGEGAQDFITKPFHNAEVQLRVRNLLRGRVLHRQQRRARRDAELLAEAGRILHASFDTATAAAQLARLVVPRLADRCVVDLLEDDRRMRVASARPGAEGVVLEMAPEDCRVPMEDGERVRRMGGADGWISNDDVRGLEAWFGADAPASALVVPLAVSGAPVGWLALGRGADGRAFDAEDEALAAELAHRAALAVENARLYHASRAALEGRDQVLAIVAHDLRGPLTAILFDAEMLRSDLPPGMGEYEARSLERVQQAAERMDGLIQDLLDVSRLSRSALALDRSPQDMGVLLAEAAGLLEPLAAGAGLTLYVDAGDAPVLVADPTRMLQVISNLVGNAVKFSPSAGVVTLAWGMEAGEFRVSVADQGAGIPAAQLQHIFGAFWQARHADRRGLGLGLAIAREIVEAHGGRIWVESEEDRGSVFHVALPLSETVSEADPIPLPLAVA; encoded by the coding sequence ATGAACGAGCCGGACCTTACCGCCTGCACCCTGCTTCTGGTGGATGACGAGGAAGCCAACCTCGATCTGCTGGAGCGCATCCTTCGCCGCGACGGGCACCACGACCTGCTGCGCACGGCGGATCCCGTGGAAGCCGTCGAACTCTTCGACCGGCACGCGCCGGACCTGGTGCTGCTGGACCTGCACATGCCCCGGCGCGACGGGTTCGCCGTGCTGGCGGACCTGCGCGCGCGCATCGCGCCGGACGACTTCATCCCCGTCCTCGTCCTGACGGCGGATGCCACGTTCGACGCACGGCAGCGTGCGCTGGGGGAGGGCGCGCAGGACTTTATCACCAAGCCGTTCCACAACGCGGAGGTGCAGCTTCGCGTGCGCAATCTGCTGCGCGGCCGCGTGCTGCACCGCCAGCAGCGCCGCGCGCGTCGGGACGCGGAGCTGCTGGCGGAGGCCGGGCGCATCCTGCACGCCTCGTTCGACACGGCGACCGCCGCCGCACAGCTCGCGCGCCTCGTGGTGCCGCGCTTGGCGGACCGCTGCGTAGTGGATCTGCTGGAGGATGACCGGCGGATGCGCGTGGCCAGCGCGCGCCCCGGCGCGGAGGGCGTGGTGCTGGAGATGGCGCCGGAGGATTGTCGTGTGCCGATGGAGGACGGAGAACGCGTCCGGCGGATGGGCGGGGCGGATGGATGGATCTCCAACGACGATGTGCGTGGGCTGGAGGCGTGGTTCGGCGCGGATGCGCCGGCGTCCGCGCTCGTCGTTCCCCTCGCCGTTTCCGGCGCGCCGGTGGGATGGCTGGCGCTGGGGCGCGGCGCGGACGGCCGCGCGTTCGACGCGGAGGACGAGGCGCTCGCGGCGGAACTGGCGCACCGTGCCGCCCTCGCGGTGGAGAACGCCCGCCTGTACCACGCTTCCCGCGCCGCGCTGGAGGGGCGCGACCAGGTGCTGGCCATTGTCGCGCACGATCTGCGCGGCCCGCTGACGGCCATCCTGTTCGACGCGGAAATGCTGCGCAGCGATCTGCCGCCGGGGATGGGCGAGTACGAGGCCCGCTCGCTGGAGCGCGTGCAGCAGGCCGCCGAGCGGATGGACGGGCTGATCCAAGACCTGCTGGACGTGTCGCGGCTGAGCCGCAGTGCCCTCGCGCTGGACCGCAGCCCGCAGGACATGGGCGTGCTGCTGGCGGAGGCCGCGGGGCTGCTGGAGCCGCTGGCCGCCGGGGCGGGGCTCACCCTGTACGTGGACGCGGGCGACGCGCCGGTGCTGGTCGCGGACCCCACGCGCATGCTGCAGGTGATCAGCAACCTGGTGGGCAACGCGGTCAAGTTCAGCCCGTCCGCGGGCGTGGTCACCCTGGCGTGGGGGATGGAGGCGGGCGAGTTCCGCGTCTCCGTCGCCGACCAGGGCGCGGGGATTCCCGCCGCGCAGCTGCAGCACATCTTTGGCGCGTTCTGGCAGGCGCGGCACGCGGACCGGCGCGGCCTGGGCCTGGGCCTCGCCATCGCGCGCGAAATCGTGGAGGCGCACGGCGGCCGCATCTGGGTGGAGAGCGAGGAAGACCGCGGTTCCGTCTTTCACGTCGCCCTTCCGCTGTCCGAAACCGTATCTGAAGCTGATCCCATCCCTCTTCCGCTCGCCGTGGCATGA